The Amphiura filiformis chromosome 15, Afil_fr2py, whole genome shotgun sequence region CACTTTGCCGATTAATATACTTTTAGGTATATGTTGTGAACAGATTCAAGATTGTGATACATAACAACTGAGCTTAGTTACAGAATTTTGTGCGATTTTCGTTATTGAGTAATATTTATTTACCTCCTTGAAGGAACATCTACAGTGGTGGAATCATTGGCTTCAGTGGAATCTTCAGCTGAGTTACTGTCTTCTCCTGAGTTGCTGTCTTCACCAGAGTTGCTGTCTTCACCAGAGTCGCTGTCTTCATCAGAGTCGCTGTTTTCACCTGAGCGACGTCTAATAATAACAAAGgaataaaacatgttaaaattaacaaAGTACATTTTTAGTTCCTTAAAGTGGCTTCATTatttcttttaaagaaaaatcGAGATTGATAATGTCAATTGTTTAAGCACTTCTTTCAACACTTTGCCGATTAATATACTTTTAGGTATATGTTGTGAACAGATTCAAGATTGTGATACATAACAACTGAGCTTAGTTACAGAATTTTGTGCGATTTTCGTTATTGAGTAATATTTATTTACCTCCTTGAAGGAACATCTACAGTGGTGGAATCATTGGCTTCAGTGGAATCTTCAGCTGAGTTACTGTCTTCTCCTGAGTTGCTGTCTTCACCAGAGTTGCTGTCTTCACTAGAGTCGCTGTCTTCATCAGAGTCGCTGTTTTCACCTGAGCGACGTCTAATAATAACAAAGgaataaaacatgttaaaattaacaaAGTACATTTTTAGTTCCTTAAAGTGGCTTCATTatttcttttaaagaaaaatcGAGATTGATAATGTCAATTGTTTAAGCACTTCTTTCAACACTTTGCCGATTAATATACTTCTAGGTATATGATGTGAACAGATTCAAGATTGTGATACATAACAACTGAGCTTAGTTACAGAATTTTGTGCGATTTTCGTTATTGAGTAATATTTATTTACCTCCTTGAAGGAACATCTACAGTGGTGGAATCATTGGCTTCAGTGGAATCTTCAGCTGAGTTACTGTCTTCTCCTGAGTTGCTGTCTTCACCAGAGTTGCTGTCTTCACTAGAGTCGCTGTCTTCATCAGAGTCGCTGTTTTCACCTGAGCGACGTCTAATAATAACAAAGgaataaaacatgttaaaattaacaaAGTACATTTTTAGTTCCTTAAAGTGGCTTCATTatttcttttaaagaaaaatcGAGATTGATAATGTCAATTGTTTAAGCACTTCTTTCAACACTTTGCCGATTAATATACTTCTAGGTATATGTTGTGAACAGATTCAAGATTGTGATACATAACAACTGAGCTTAGATACATAAATGTGTGCGATTTTCGTTATTGAGTAATAAACTATTTACCTCCTTAAAGGAACATCTACAGTGGTGGAATCATTGGCTTCAGTGGTATCTTCAGCTGAGTTACTGTCTTCTCCTGAGTTGCTGTCTTCACCAGAGTTGCTGTCTTCACCAGAGTCGCTGTCTTCATCAGAGTCGCTGTTTTCACCTGAGCGACGTCTAATAATAACAAAGGaataaaatatgttaaaattaacAATATATATATTTAGTTCTCTAAAGTAGCTTCATTATTTCTTTTAAAGACAAATCGAGATTGATAATGCCAATTGTTTAAGCACTTCTTTCAACACTTTGCCGATTAATATACTTTTAGGTATATGTTGTGAACAGATTCAAGATTGTGATACATAACAACTGAGCTTAGTTACAGAAGTTTGTGCGATTTTCGTTATTGAGTAATATTTATTTACCTCCTTGAAGGAACATCTACAGTGGTGGAATCATTGGCTTCAGTGGAATCTTCAGCTGAGTTACTGTCTTCTCCTGAGTTGCTGTCTTCACCAGAGTTGCTGTCTTCACCAGAGTCGCTGTCTTCATCAGAGTCGCTGTTTTCACCTGAGCGACGTCTAATAATAACAAAGGAataaaacatattaaaattaaCAAAGTACATTTTTAGTTCCTTAAAGTGGCTTCATTatttcttttaaagaaaaatcGAGATTGATAATGTCAATTGTTTAAGCACTTCTTTCAACACTTTGCCGATTAATATACTTTTTGGTATATGTTGTGAACAGATTCAAGATTGTGATACATAACAACTGAGCTTAGTTACATAAATGTGTGCGATTTTCGTTATTGAGTAATAAACTATTTACCTCCTTAAAGGAACATCTACAGTGGTGGAATCATTGGCTTCAGTGGAATCTTCAGCTGAGTTACTGTCTTCTCCTGAGTTGCTGTCTTCACCAGAGTTGCTGTCTTCACCAGAGTTGCTGTCTTCACCAGAGTCGCTGTCTTCATCAGAGTCGCTGTTTTCACCTGAGCGACGTCTAATAATAACAAAGGaataaaatatgttaaaattaacAATATATATATTTAGTTCTCTAAAGTAGCTTCATTatttcttttaaagaaaaatcGAGATTGATAATGTCAATTGTTTAAGCACTTCTCTCAACACTTTGCCGATTAATATACATTTAGGTATATGTTGTGAACAGATTCAAGATTGTGATACATAACAACTGAGCTTAGTTACATAAATGTGTGCGATTTTCGTTATTGAGTAATATTTATTTACCTCCTTGAAGGAACATCTACAGTGGTGGAATCATTGGCTTCAGTGGTATCTTCAGCTGAGTTACTGTCTTCTCCTGAGTTGCTGTCTTC contains the following coding sequences:
- the LOC140171173 gene encoding uncharacterized protein isoform X5 — translated: MSKLILVCLLTTLAVVLFTDVTSSAPVELQRRSAENSDSGENSNSGENSDSGENSNSAEDTTEANDSTTVDDPSRRRRSGENSDSDEDSDSGEDSNSGEDSNSGEDSDSAEDSTEANDSTTVDVPSRRRRSGENSDSDEDSDSDEDSNSGEDSSSGEDSNSAEDTTEANDSTTVDVPSRRRRSGENSDSDEDSDSGVKSNSGEDSNSGEDSNSAEDSTEANDSTTVDVPSRRRRSGENSDSDEDSDSGEDSNSGEDSNSGEDSNSAEDTTEANDSTTVDVPSRRRRSGENSDSDEDSDSGEDSNSGEDSNSGEDSNSGEDSNSAEDSTEANDSTTVDVPLRRRRSGENSDSDEDSDSGEDSNSGEDSNSGEDSNSAEDSTEANDSTTVDVPSRRRRSGENSDSDEDSDSGEDSNSGEDSNSGEDSNSAEDTTEANDSTTVDVPLRRRRSGENSDSDEDSDSSEDSNSGEDSNSGEDSNSAEDSTEANDSTTVDVPSRRRRSGENSDSDEDSDSSEDSNSGEDSNSGEDSNSAEDSTEANDSTTVDVPSRRRRSGENSDSDEDSDSGEDSNSGEDSNSGEDSNSAEDSTEANDSTTVDVPSRRRRFDHE
- the LOC140171173 gene encoding uncharacterized protein isoform X3 → MSKLILVCLLTTLAVVLFTDVTSSAPVELQRRSAENSDSGENSNSGENSDSGENSNSAEDTTEANDSTTVDDPSRRRRSGENSDSDEDSDSGEDSNSGEDSNSGEDSDSAEDSTEANDSTTVDVPSRRRRSGENSDSDEDSDSDEDSNSGEDSSSGEDSNSAEDTTEANDSTTVDVPSRRRRSGENSDSDEDSDSGVKSNSGEDSNSGEDSNSAEDSTEANDSTTVDVPSRRRRSGENSDSDEDSDSGEDSNSGEDSNSGEDSNSAEDTTEANDSTTVDVPSRRRRSGENSDSDEDSDSGEDSNSGEDSNSGEDSNSGEDSNSAEDSTEANDSTTVDVPLRRRRSGENSDSDEDSDSGEDSNSGEDSNSGEDSNSAEDSTEANDSTTVDVPSRRRRSGENSDSDEDSDSGEDSNSGEDSNSGEDSNSAEDTTEANDSTTVDVPLRRRRSGENSDSDEDSDSSEDSNSGEDSNSGEDSNSAEDSTEANDSTTVDVPSRRRRSGENSDSDEDSDSSEDSNSGEDSNSGEDSNSAEDSTEANDSTTVDVPSRRRRSGENSDSDEDSDSGEDSNSGEDSNSGEDSNSAEDSTEANDSTTVDVPSRRRRSGENSDSDEDSDSGEDSNSGEDSNSGEDSDSAEDTTDSNSAEDSTEANDSTTVDDLSRRRRFDHE